In Planctomycetaceae bacterium, a genomic segment contains:
- a CDS encoding sulfurtransferase TusA family protein → MADRQLDCKGLNCPMPIVEITRTVRQMSSGQVLEVEATDLAFKLDVEAWARRTGNCLESIEEGPVLKATIRIA, encoded by the coding sequence ATGGCTGACAGACAACTCGACTGCAAGGGTTTGAATTGCCCGATGCCTATCGTAGAAATTACAAGAACGGTCCGTCAGATGTCCAGCGGTCAGGTGCTTGAGGTCGAGGCAACAGATCTGGCGTTCAAACTGGATGTGGAAGCGTGGGCCAGACGTACTGGGAATTGTCTGGAGTCGATCGAAGAAGGCCCGGTGCTGAAAGCCACGATACGAATTGCCTGA
- the rimI gene encoding ribosomal protein S18-alanine N-acetyltransferase, with amino-acid sequence MGLKRTNQSVPAETTVPVPDASRTQIRWLIRRDMDEVLDIERKSFQFAWNEEEFLCCLRQRNCIGTVAELDHKIVGFMIYELHKSMLRILNFAVSPEFRRQGIGYQMVQRLIDKLSQQRRREIVLEVRETNVPAQLFFQKGGFRAVTVLRNHYDDTLEDAYYMRYCLTDEATIPFAPHNRISEYDAA; translated from the coding sequence ATGGGATTGAAGCGAACAAATCAGTCTGTACCTGCAGAAACAACCGTCCCAGTTCCCGATGCGTCGCGAACGCAGATTCGCTGGCTCATTCGCCGCGATATGGACGAAGTGCTGGATATCGAACGCAAGAGCTTTCAGTTCGCATGGAACGAAGAAGAATTTCTCTGCTGCCTTCGTCAACGCAACTGCATCGGCACTGTCGCTGAGCTCGACCATAAAATCGTCGGGTTCATGATCTACGAGCTGCACAAGTCCATGCTCAGAATTCTGAACTTCGCCGTGTCGCCTGAATTTCGCCGCCAGGGAATCGGCTACCAGATGGTTCAGAGACTGATCGACAAATTATCGCAACAGCGTCGCCGCGAAATTGTGCTGGAAGTCCGCGAAACGAATGTTCCCGCACAGCTGTTTTTCCAAAAGGGCGGGTTCCGAGCGGTCACCGTTTTGAGAAATCACTACGACGATACGCTGGAAGATGCCTACTACATGCGTTACTGCCTGACAGATGAGGCGACAATTCCGTTCGCACCGCACAATCGGATCTCCGAATACGACGCGGCTTAG
- the serC gene encoding 3-phosphoserine/phosphohydroxythreonine transaminase, with the protein MVNRIFNFSAGPAVLPESVLEEAAANLLSLGDTGIGICEHSHRGKPFMAVAAEAEALCREIAGIPDNYKVLFLQGGASLQFSMVPMNLLGSDQTADYLVTGAWSQKAVKAAGEYGRVHSACSSKEANFSYIPDQATYSENPRYVHFTSNNTIFGTQFVGEPAGYPDNAFLVCDASSDIFSRQIDVAKYGIIYAGAQKNLGPSGVTLVIIRDDLVEAGSTNLPVMLQYRTHAENESMYNTPPTLGIYLMMLVFRWIKAAGGLSAIETRNRKKAAVLYDYLDSGSLFKPTARRDSRSQMNVTFVTGDPDKDAAFIKAAEAAGFSGLKGHRSVGGMRASIYNAFPPEGVDALVSFMKDFEAK; encoded by the coding sequence ATGGTTAATCGCATCTTTAACTTTTCAGCTGGCCCAGCTGTTCTCCCTGAGAGTGTTCTGGAAGAAGCGGCCGCAAATTTGCTTTCGCTTGGGGATACGGGAATCGGCATTTGTGAGCATTCTCACCGTGGAAAACCGTTCATGGCCGTTGCCGCAGAGGCAGAGGCTCTGTGCAGAGAGATTGCAGGGATCCCGGATAACTACAAAGTACTCTTCCTGCAGGGCGGAGCATCGTTGCAGTTTTCGATGGTTCCGATGAACCTTCTCGGCAGTGATCAGACTGCCGACTATCTGGTGACCGGAGCCTGGTCTCAAAAGGCAGTGAAAGCCGCGGGCGAATATGGCAGAGTTCACTCCGCCTGTAGCAGTAAAGAGGCAAACTTCAGCTATATCCCGGATCAGGCGACATACAGCGAGAATCCGCGATACGTCCACTTCACTTCCAACAACACGATCTTCGGGACGCAGTTTGTCGGGGAACCTGCAGGGTACCCTGACAACGCGTTTCTGGTATGCGATGCCAGCAGCGATATTTTCAGTCGCCAGATCGATGTTGCAAAGTATGGCATCATTTACGCCGGAGCCCAGAAGAACCTCGGTCCGAGCGGAGTCACGCTGGTCATTATTCGAGACGATCTGGTAGAGGCCGGCAGTACAAATCTACCTGTGATGCTGCAGTATCGCACGCATGCAGAAAACGAATCGATGTACAATACCCCTCCGACTCTTGGCATCTATTTGATGATGCTGGTGTTTCGCTGGATCAAAGCTGCCGGAGGGTTGTCGGCCATTGAAACCCGGAACAGGAAAAAGGCAGCAGTACTTTATGACTATCTCGATTCAGGCAGTCTGTTCAAACCAACGGCTCGGCGGGACAGTCGCTCACAAATGAACGTGACATTTGTCACTGGTGACCCCGATAAGGACGCGGCATTCATCAAAGCAGCAGAAGCCGCGGGATTCAGTGGTTTGAAAGGGCATCGCAGTGTCGGTGGAATGCGAGCCAGCATTTACAACGCATTCCCACCGGAAGGTGTGGATGCTTTGGTGAGTTTCATGAAAGATTTTGAAGCAAAGTAA
- a CDS encoding DsrE family protein yields the protein MTEEKNVVVVLTTGKSDNGKNATMAFSCALSAIAMGHPTIVFLTSDGAVWGFSRSADGITVQGFPPLADLLNRYLDSGGRLLLCSVCHRTCGLGSIEDGSDDGKVPSAEIAGFASVIELATNGTCITF from the coding sequence GTGACCGAAGAAAAGAATGTTGTTGTCGTGCTGACAACGGGAAAGTCGGACAACGGGAAGAACGCCACGATGGCATTTTCCTGCGCTTTGTCAGCAATTGCCATGGGGCACCCAACAATCGTATTTCTGACGAGTGATGGTGCCGTCTGGGGATTCTCAAGGAGTGCCGATGGCATTACGGTTCAGGGTTTTCCGCCACTTGCGGATCTGTTGAATCGATATCTGGATTCAGGTGGTCGACTGCTCTTGTGCTCAGTTTGCCACCGCACATGTGGACTGGGCTCAATTGAAGATGGATCGGACGACGGCAAAGTTCCCTCTGCAGAAATCGCCGGCTTTGCATCCGTCATTGAGCTAGCGACGAACGGGACCTGCATCACTTTCTGA
- a CDS encoding DUF1080 domain-containing protein, translating into MHQLSFSEVFPGSADRFGDIPQVESQLLSAGGVSGSGRMYLSRPNRHLHRIGIFALLMVTGLFFSATHADETPRATPKAGSLTDANQDPQPSVSDPGRKKVVSTDPAGFTELIVPDLGRHWKCYSADSKATMEEVWRVTENSGDPMLVCAGQPKGFLYSTETYSDFELTLEWRFPTDANGNSGVLVYLQDEPRIWPTSMQIQFHQPKAGSVFPSGDAKSANTSDADLAGPVNTWNTCRIVSMGGRLSVEVNGKKAGETTGAVPSNGAIALQSEGAEVHFRRIRIRRLAPDEPMPVPPPTEAPAKPSTSPVGSPPAIDT; encoded by the coding sequence ATGCACCAATTGTCTTTCAGCGAAGTGTTCCCCGGATCAGCGGATCGCTTCGGTGATATTCCACAAGTCGAATCTCAACTCCTGTCCGCAGGCGGTGTTTCGGGATCCGGGCGGATGTACCTGTCCCGTCCGAACAGGCATTTGCATCGGATTGGCATTTTCGCATTGCTGATGGTCACCGGCCTGTTTTTTTCAGCCACACACGCCGACGAAACACCCAGGGCCACCCCAAAGGCCGGAAGTTTGACGGATGCGAATCAGGATCCTCAACCATCCGTTTCTGATCCGGGCAGGAAAAAGGTTGTTTCCACTGATCCTGCTGGCTTCACCGAATTGATCGTGCCGGATCTGGGCAGGCACTGGAAGTGCTACAGCGCCGATTCAAAGGCGACCATGGAGGAAGTGTGGCGAGTTACTGAGAACTCAGGAGACCCGATGCTCGTATGTGCCGGGCAACCCAAGGGCTTCCTTTACAGTACCGAAACATATTCTGACTTCGAATTGACGCTCGAATGGCGTTTCCCCACAGACGCAAATGGTAATAGTGGCGTGCTGGTCTACTTGCAGGATGAACCGCGGATCTGGCCAACTTCCATGCAGATTCAATTTCATCAACCCAAAGCTGGAAGCGTTTTTCCGAGCGGAGATGCAAAAAGTGCGAACACCAGCGATGCGGACCTGGCGGGGCCCGTGAATACCTGGAACACCTGCAGAATTGTGAGCATGGGCGGCCGTTTGAGTGTTGAGGTGAATGGAAAGAAGGCTGGGGAAACAACTGGTGCAGTGCCTTCGAACGGAGCCATAGCACTTCAGAGTGAAGGAGCGGAGGTTCATTTCAGACGGATTCGCATTCGACGCCTTGCCCCGGACGAACCAATGCCTGTTCCTCCGCCGACCGAAGCACCCGCAAAACCATCGACATCTCCCGTTGGATCGCCACCTGCAATTGACACGTGA